In Paraflavitalea devenefica, the following are encoded in one genomic region:
- a CDS encoding PQQ-dependent sugar dehydrogenase, which translates to MNTKPATAYYLAHPFDIVYGPDNYLYITEKVGRIVRVDTGTGLQQIILDIRSSVTLNISRNGSGAATGIGQNGMLGLALHPGFGKGTNQDSIFVAYSYNATSIRIVRYKYNGGASPSLTNPLTLIQGIPAGGDHSTGRLIVGADNKLYYSCGDLGNNQFANRCTQIRSQMLPTQANIDAATYTLYSGKILRLNFDGSIPGDNPLWNGVRSHIYTIGHRNPQGLVWEKNPSGGYTFPVLTPGGKLFSSEHGPNTDDEVNSIESGRNYGWPYIAGDTDEVNYQYVNWSSATNCSSYSFVESPFYIPGNATVMQEKSAPASVKANFKKPLVKAYTVCTPLPATQCEIANGWLKYPTIAPSSVEYYHLNSGRGIPNWYPSLLVATLRTGTIFRYRLNATKDAIIGDSIRYFKSVNRYRDIALSPDGKIFVITDSIGSTSGPSGNDLTNLENKGSILVFQYQGITLPIRERPVVDRPQYVTNVYPNPATTQIVVETEPAVQKPIRCRLVDITGRLVMDEKTTKSNFSIDVAHFKRGVYILKLYNGYGAEVRMDKIILQ; encoded by the coding sequence TTGAATACAAAGCCCGCTACGGCTTATTATCTCGCCCACCCTTTTGATATCGTGTACGGGCCAGACAATTACTTATATATTACAGAAAAAGTTGGGCGTATCGTCCGGGTGGATACAGGAACGGGTCTGCAGCAGATCATCCTTGATATACGGAGTAGTGTAACTCTTAATATCTCCAGGAACGGGAGTGGTGCTGCTACCGGTATCGGGCAGAATGGAATGCTGGGGCTGGCGCTGCATCCTGGATTTGGGAAAGGCACCAACCAGGATTCCATCTTTGTTGCCTATAGCTATAATGCCACCAGTATCAGGATTGTTCGCTACAAATACAATGGCGGCGCTTCGCCTTCCCTCACAAATCCACTGACGCTTATACAAGGCATTCCTGCTGGTGGTGACCACAGCACCGGCCGTTTGATCGTGGGCGCCGATAATAAACTATATTATTCCTGTGGCGACCTGGGCAATAACCAGTTTGCTAACCGGTGCACGCAAATACGTTCACAGATGCTGCCTACCCAGGCCAATATTGATGCAGCGACCTATACATTATATTCCGGTAAGATATTACGACTCAATTTCGATGGTTCTATTCCCGGTGATAATCCTTTATGGAATGGCGTACGCAGCCATATTTATACCATCGGTCACAGAAATCCGCAGGGACTGGTATGGGAAAAAAATCCTTCCGGTGGTTATACTTTCCCGGTATTAACGCCGGGTGGCAAGCTCTTCAGCTCAGAACACGGACCCAATACCGATGATGAGGTAAATAGCATTGAAAGTGGCAGGAATTATGGCTGGCCTTATATAGCAGGAGATACAGATGAAGTAAACTACCAATATGTAAACTGGTCTTCGGCTACGAACTGCAGTAGTTACAGCTTTGTGGAAAGCCCTTTTTATATTCCTGGCAACGCTACCGTGATGCAGGAAAAAAGCGCCCCGGCCAGTGTAAAGGCTAATTTCAAAAAACCTCTGGTAAAAGCCTATACGGTTTGTACGCCTTTGCCGGCTACTCAATGTGAAATAGCCAATGGATGGCTGAAATATCCCACCATTGCGCCTTCCAGTGTTGAGTATTATCACCTGAACAGTGGCAGGGGTATTCCCAACTGGTATCCTTCCTTATTGGTGGCTACCCTGCGCACAGGAACAATATTCCGGTACCGGCTCAATGCCACTAAAGACGCTATTATCGGTGATTCTATCCGGTACTTTAAGTCAGTCAACCGGTATCGTGATATCGCCCTCAGCCCCGATGGAAAAATATTTGTTATAACCGATAGCATTGGCTCTACTTCAGGCCCCAGTGGTAATGACCTGACAAACCTGGAGAATAAAGGCTCTATCCTGGTATTTCAATACCAGGGTATTACCCTGCCCATCCGGGAACGCCCTGTCGTTGACCGCCCCCAATATGTGACCAATGTATATCCCAATCCTGCTACTACCCAGATAGTGGTGGAGACAGAGCCTGCGGTGCAGAAGCCTATCCGCTGCCGTTTAGTGGATATTACCGGCAGGCTGGTGATGGATGAAAAAACAACCAAAAGTAATTTCAGTATTGACGTAGCGCATTTTAAAAGAGGGGTGTATATACTGAAATTGTATAATGGGTACGGCGCCGAAGTAAGAATGGATAAGATTATTTTACAATAG
- a CDS encoding TonB-dependent receptor: MNIKRLFVTVCCVFLCTGSWLYAQESGSLRGKIVTSDGKPAAGVTVMLSGKTRATATNEMGEYKMNGIKPGDYVIMISSVELKPAEKNITIRQGETTDCDFVLTENEAYLEEVVIAAGKNKFNAKGSPTVAKMPLSRLENPQVYTTITRALLREQLTTDFGNALRNTPGLYKIQGNRGINTDGASYYSLRGFRTEVSMVDGVPGQTNGEYDPASIERIEVLKGPSATLFGGALTSFGGLVNIITKRPLDTLGGEIAYSTGSFNLNRVTADIYGPLNKDKNVLFRLNAAYHHQLSFQDAGFRKTMFIAPSLELRASERLRINLNADFYNGEATSPAVIFLNRTRQFVAHTPAELNFDWSRSYTSNDLTIKTPTVNVRAVGTYRISDNWTSQTIISNNTRKTDGYYQYQFIRKATDDSLERNVSYQNTVNTALDVQQNFTHDIKMGQFRSRLLVGLDYLRLKVNNDNSPYIVFDFVNGLLKNDPNYTKISRAAVDQKIAASTAAATRNHSTTQIYSAYAADVLTFMDQLSLLLSLRVDRFDSKGTLNHATNTVIANSDYQQTAVSPKVGLVYEIVKDQVAVFGNYMNGFSNVAPVTQPLPDISGTFKPQQANQFEGGVKAALFGNRLNVTASYYDIKVDNITRVDVIEREGVNYNVTVQDGTQTSKGYELEVIANPVSGLNIIAGYAHNDSKLTKTTAALQGRRPAAAGPADLANCWISYSLFKGKLRGLGIGVGGNYNGKHLTANSAATGVFTFPSYTLLNATAFYETKWYRLGIKFDNLTDEQYFIGQGVMSVQMPANVIANIAIKL, from the coding sequence ATGAATATTAAGCGACTCTTTGTGACGGTATGTTGTGTATTCCTGTGTACAGGCTCCTGGTTATATGCACAGGAAAGCGGCTCCCTGCGTGGTAAGATTGTTACTTCCGATGGCAAGCCTGCTGCAGGGGTAACTGTTATGCTGTCGGGAAAAACACGGGCTACCGCCACCAATGAAATGGGTGAATACAAAATGAATGGTATTAAGCCGGGCGATTATGTGATCATGATATCCTCCGTTGAATTGAAGCCGGCAGAAAAGAATATTACCATCAGGCAAGGTGAAACAACTGACTGTGATTTTGTGCTGACAGAGAATGAGGCCTACCTGGAGGAAGTGGTGATTGCAGCAGGGAAAAATAAGTTCAACGCAAAAGGGAGTCCTACAGTGGCCAAGATGCCGCTATCCAGGTTGGAAAACCCACAAGTATATACTACCATCACGAGGGCATTGTTGAGAGAGCAACTGACCACCGATTTTGGCAATGCACTTAGGAATACACCCGGCCTGTACAAGATACAGGGCAACCGGGGTATCAATACAGATGGCGCCTCTTATTATTCGCTCAGGGGCTTCCGCACAGAGGTATCTATGGTGGATGGCGTGCCGGGACAAACAAACGGAGAATATGATCCTGCCTCCATTGAAAGGATTGAAGTACTGAAAGGACCCTCTGCCACTTTATTCGGCGGTGCGCTTACTTCCTTCGGTGGTTTGGTGAATATTATTACCAAAAGACCACTGGACACGCTCGGTGGGGAAATCGCCTACAGCACCGGCAGCTTTAATCTCAACCGGGTGACGGCTGATATTTATGGCCCGCTTAATAAAGACAAGAATGTATTGTTCCGGCTGAATGCAGCTTACCACCACCAGCTCAGTTTCCAGGATGCCGGTTTCAGGAAGACAATGTTTATTGCACCCTCCCTGGAGTTGCGCGCCAGCGAAAGGTTGCGGATTAACCTGAATGCCGATTTCTATAACGGGGAAGCTACCAGTCCCGCTGTTATCTTCCTTAACCGTACCCGGCAGTTTGTGGCCCACACACCGGCTGAGTTAAACTTCGACTGGAGCCGCTCTTATACCAGTAATGACCTTACTATCAAAACACCTACCGTGAATGTACGGGCGGTGGGAACGTACAGGATATCTGATAACTGGACCTCACAAACTATTATTTCCAACAATACCCGCAAGACCGATGGGTATTACCAGTACCAGTTTATCCGCAAGGCAACGGATGATTCCCTGGAGCGCAATGTAAGCTATCAGAACACGGTTAACACAGCGCTGGATGTGCAGCAGAACTTCACGCATGATATTAAAATGGGTCAATTCAGGAGCCGGCTCCTGGTGGGGCTTGATTACCTGCGGCTGAAAGTGAACAATGACAACTCTCCCTATATTGTTTTTGATTTTGTAAACGGCTTGTTGAAAAACGATCCCAACTATACCAAAATATCCCGTGCCGCAGTAGATCAGAAGATAGCTGCGAGTACAGCGGCTGCTACCCGCAACCACAGTACTACCCAGATCTATAGCGCTTATGCAGCCGATGTGCTGACGTTCATGGATCAATTGTCGTTGCTATTAAGCCTGCGGGTAGACCGCTTTGACAGCAAGGGTACCCTTAACCATGCCACCAATACAGTAATAGCCAACAGCGATTATCAGCAAACGGCTGTATCGCCCAAGGTAGGACTGGTGTATGAGATCGTCAAAGACCAGGTGGCTGTATTTGGCAATTATATGAATGGCTTTAGCAACGTAGCGCCTGTTACCCAGCCCTTGCCTGATATTTCCGGCACCTTTAAGCCACAGCAGGCCAACCAGTTTGAAGGAGGTGTAAAAGCAGCACTCTTTGGCAACAGGCTGAATGTTACCGCCAGCTATTATGATATCAAGGTGGATAATATTACCCGGGTGGATGTGATAGAGCGGGAAGGCGTGAATTATAATGTAACCGTACAGGATGGCACCCAAACCAGCAAGGGTTATGAACTGGAAGTGATTGCCAATCCTGTTTCCGGATTGAATATTATAGCAGGTTATGCACATAACGACAGCAAGCTCACCAAGACAACGGCTGCCTTACAGGGCAGACGGCCTGCCGCTGCAGGGCCTGCCGATCTGGCCAATTGCTGGATCAGCTATTCTTTATTCAAAGGGAAGTTAAGAGGGCTGGGTATTGGCGTAGGCGGTAATTATAACGGTAAGCATTTAACTGCCAACTCTGCCGCTACAGGCGTATTCACTTTCCCATCCTATACGCTGCTGAATGCAACAGCCTTCTATGAAACAAAATGGTACCGCCTGGGCATTAAGTTCGACAACCTTACAGATGAACAATATTTTATTGGCCAGGGCGTGATGAGTGTACAAATGCCTGCCAATGTCATTGCCAATATTGCGATCAAGTTGTAA